The Vanrija pseudolonga chromosome 1, complete sequence genomic sequence TTGCCGACTACTTCCAGCAGGGTGACATGGAGTCGAACGGCAAGACTGTGACCAAGGACGGCAGCCGCGTCGACTACGAAACTGGTGTAAGTTGCTTGCACACCTACCTACCTGGCCTGTACTCATGCCATTCCAGCCGATCATCTGGGGCCAGAGCGGAACGAACGGCCAGCACGCCTTTTATCAGCTTATCCACCAGGGCACTAAGCTCATTCCATGGTTGGTACCGACCTCCACTCAAGTGAAATACTAATGGCAGTGACTTCTTGGCGCCCGCTGAGACCCTTAACCCcattgccggcggcaagcaCCACGAGATTCTCCTGTCCAACTTCTTCGCTCAGCCCGAGTCAGTAGAGCCGTCGGTTGTTCTGGCTGTCCAATGCTAACACGTGGCTTCTTCCTTAGGGCTCTCGCGTTTGGCAAGACCGAGCAGCAGGTTGTCCAGGAGCTTGGCCCCAAGCAGTCGCAGAACGCGGCCTTGGTCAAGTCGAAGATCTTTGAGGGCAACAAGCCCACCAACTCGATCCTCTTCCAGAAGCTCACCCCTGGCACCCTTGGTGCCCTTGTCGCCCTTTACGAGCACAAGATCCACGTCCAGGGTGCTATCTGGGGCATCAACTCCTATGACCAGATgggtgtcgagctcggcaaggtcAGTGCTCGGAGCGGGTCTCTTTGGTGATGGACCATTCCCCTAACCCATCCCGCAGGTTCTCGCCAAGGCGATCCTCAAGCAGCTGCCTGACCCCAAGGATGTCACCGGCCACGACAGCTCGGTAAGTCCGACAGGGACTGGCTCGTCTGTCGGGAAAGAGCGTAAACTGACCCATCATAGACCACTGGCCTCATCCACTGGTACCAGGCGCACCGCAACAAGTAGGCGCTGATAGAGCTGGCCTGGAATGAGATGTACCAACGACGAAAAAACAAAAGATTAGTTCTGTAGAACCTACTACATACGAAGCCATTCTATGCAGCAGTTAGGTGTACTTGTACGGAGTGTGAGCGTGATAGGATTACGACGAGTCTAGTCGGCCCTCGGagaaggggggggggcgtcgagcagctcttGAAGGAATCCGCATGCCGTGGCAGCGGGATGACAAAGCATGGTGCTCCGCTGTTGATCCGGGATGACGGATTGTCAAGTTGTGATGGGGTTGGTCGAGTCGCGACTTGTCGCACCCCGTCGGCTGCTAGCCGCTGGGTGCGTCGGATTTACCCGATCGCCATCTGGCAAAGGCAAAGGCGGATTACTTCCGCTATCCGTCTTGTGGATTCCATCTGACTTGTTCTCGCCAAAAGGGAACTTGTTCGGCCTCGAATCACAGCCGACGTTTGTATCGGGTCAGAGACAGACAAGACAGACAGACACTGCAGCAACCGCCGTCATCGCATTCGCATTCCCTAAACTCTCCTAAAGAACGAGTACAACCCGAGCCTCGCACGCACTCTTCCCACTCGCTCATTCTCACTCGCCTCATCGCATCATGTCGGTCGCCCGCACCATCCTTAGGGCTCTCCCTAGGCACGCCGTGCGCCGAACGGCGCTCGcctcaccgtcgtcgctTTTGAtgcaccgcgcgccgactcTCGCCACTACCAACGTTCGCCACGGCTCCTCCATTCCGCCCCGAACCGAGTCATTCACAACGGTCACCAAGGATCATGTCGCCCACTTGCGTTCTCTCCTCAGCTCGGAAACGTCCCTCCTCTCCACCCTGGACGGATCAGCTACCACCGATGAGCTCGTTACATACAACGACGACTGGATGAACAAGTACCACGGCAAGAGCCAGGTCGTTGTTCGCCCCAAGACGACCGAGGAGGTCTCCAAGGTCCTGAAGTACTGCTATGACGAGGGAATCGCCGTTGTTCCCCAGGGCGGTAACACCGGTCTTGTTGGTGAGTCCCGGCGCTTGCCTGGACGGAGTTGCCGTTAACAACCTTCCAGGTGGCGGAGTGCCGGtccacgacgaggtcgttATTCAGCTTGGCAACTTGAACAAGATTCGCTCGTTTGACCCAGTGTCTGGCGTTTTCGTGGCGGATGCAGGTGTTGTCCTCGAGGTTGCCGACAActacctcgccgagcagggctTCATCTTCCCtcttgacctcggcgccaagggctCCTGCCAGATCGGTGGAAATGTTGCCACGAACGCTGGTGGCCTCCGACTCCTTCGCTACGGAAGTCTCCACGGCACTGTTCTCGGACTGGAGGTTGTCCTGCCCGACGGAACTGTCTACAACCACCTCAGCAAGCTGAGGAAAGACAACACTGGTAGGTGTACAGGCGGCATGTAGCGCGCTGACATGAAGGTTTCGACCTGAAGCAGCTCTTCATCGGCTCCGAAGGCAGCCTGGGAATCATTACGGCCATCTCCATTCtttgtcctcgccgccccaAGGCCATGAACGTTGCCGTCTTCTCTGTTCCGTCGTACGAGGCGGTTCAAAAGGTCtttgccgaggccaaggaccaCCTTGGCGAGATTCTGTCTGCGTTCGAATTCTGGGACAAGCAGGCGTACTCGGTTGTTCGTAAGCACCAGGAGGAGCTCGGAGGCGAACGCAAGGTCTTCGAAACAGAGGGAGACTTCTACTGTCTCATCGAAACTGGAGGCAGCAATGctgagcacgacgaggaggtgagCACACTTTGTCCAACTATATGCTGATATTAGAAACTGGGCGGCCTGTTGGAACACCTCATCACCAACGAGATCGTTCTGGACGGCGTTCTCGCGCAGGACACCACCCAGTTCAGCTCGCTTTGGTCTCTTCGCGAGGGCATTCCCGAGGCATGTGGCAAGGCTGGACCGGTCTACAAGTACGATCTCTCCATCCCTGTCGGCGAGATGTACGAAGTTGTCGAGACGATGCGCACTCGTCTGAGGGAGCGCGGCCTTCTTGTTGGTGACGGCAACCCTGAAGGTCCCATTCGGGCGATGGTGGGCTACGGTCACATGGGCGATGGTAAGTTGAACGCATCCTCTTATTTGCGATGTTCTAACCATTCAGGTAATGTCCACATCAACATCGTGGCGAACAAGTACGCCGAGGAGATCGAGAACGCCATCGAGCCTTACGTGTACGAAGTTGTTTGTGAGTGGACTTATCTGCAGAAGGGTTCAAAAGCTGACATTTTACAGCTGCGAAGAGTGGATCTATCTCTGCTGAGCACGGTCTTGGTGAGTACTGCGAGGCTCTTCTCTTCGTTGGCTAACCGTCTCAACAGGTGTCATGAAGGCACCACACATTCACTACTCTCAGTCGGATGTGGGCATTGGACTCATGCACCAAATCAAGAAGCTCTTCGACCCCAAGGGCCTGCTTAACCCGTACAAGTACATTGTGTAGAGTGTGATGAGCATTTGATGACTGCTGGGCTTCCCAAAGCTGCCTGCTCGCATGTTGTCTAAAGTAATATCATTAGCGCATGGCCGTCTACCATTTATCAAGGACCAGAGGATGGGAAATAGTAGGGGAGGTTATCAGCTCCAGGCATCAGCCACGAGAAGTCGCCGAAACTCCCTTGGGGAAGGTCGCTGTTGAAGATGGATAGGGGTACGTTACCCAAGTTGATCGCGGCTGTGAGAGGAGATAGATCGTTGCGGGTTGCGTCGTCTTCAGCCACTTGACCATCTACAGTCGAGTCAGCTGCGCGGCCGTTCTCGTTGTGGTGCCGCGCAGCAGAGGAGCTGTGCTGGATGTGGATACCGGTCTGATGGGCGATTGGGCGATACCACGCATATCGCTTTCCGAGGTGAGACGACGAATCCCTTGTCGAAGACAAAGGATAGCAGACTTGGCACACCCGTATTgtctcgtcgagcacctcggccgcacCCAGAGCGACTGGGAAGAGGGCCACAAAGTTGCGCAGGGCAACAGATGTTGCGTGGAGAATGCGAGTTGCTTCTTCAGCATGTGTGTGGTGGTTTTGGGCACGAGCGGATAAAACACAAGCCAAGAGGAGGCGTCCGGTGAACAGCAAACGATAAGCCACCACTGCGAAAGCATCAGCGTAATGGTCCCACGGATGCACGCACAGATGTCGCAAGAGCGCAAATGATGGGTAAAGCCAAGCTGCACAACGAGGCCAACCATCTCGCGAGCAGCGTCCACAACGGCCGCCCGGTGACTCTCCAGTATATTGGTATCTGGCTTGGAGCGGCTTGTTTCCACTTGgagagctcgagctgcgacAAGCAGTTGAATCATCTGGTAAATCGAGGCGACCTGCTCAGACGCCACAGAGTACTCTGATGTATGCGAACGATCCTTTGCTGACGGCAAGGAGATGGCAGGCGGTGCAGAGCTGGTCTATGTCAGCAGTGTATTGGGAGGAAGCTGTGTCTCACGTCCTCCATTTCCGCAAGGCGGCCATAGTGACGTCGAGCCTCGATGCGTCGTCCAACGCAGGTCTCGATTGGCGAGCGAGGTCTGTCAGGAAGCTCGAGTTTTCCACGATGGGGCGATCGACAGACGCACGGAGAGCAAACTCAAGCACGCCTGATAGTTGAATCAACTGGCGGAAAGTTGCCACATAAtccttgtccttctcgaTAGGCCATTCGGGGCTCGACCAGTGTTCATAATGAAACGGCTCGGGAAGCCGAACGTCCATGTCCCAGAGAGCGTTCAAGAATGGCCGCCCGCAGAATGCGGCGATCTGCTTGTCCCATGTGTATATGGCCCACGCCACGCGCTATCAGGCGTTAGTACCGAGCATCAACAGGAATTGGTGACTTACTGATCTCACTTCTCTGACCACCGGGTTGCCCCAGATGTCTGCAGACACGTGTCGGTGGATTCCACCATCCAATGTCCTTGAAAGTGCGTCGGCAAACAAGCCCTGGGCGACAGGATGCGGGACATTATCCACGCAGTGGAACATTGACGCAAAGAAGCGGCCTTGGATCGCATAGATAACGTGATCGCTGTTCACAGCGTGTTCGATGAGGCGGTTGAACAATTCGTAGTAGCGGACGCCAGCGGAGGCCGGATTGTCTGGATCTGTGAACACCCGAGGGTCGGAGCTGTAGCGGGACGCCAGCATACACATCGAGACtaccaaggccgagaaggagtGCTCCTCAAGCTGTCCTAGGTCTTGGAAAAACGTTGGAATGTGCATGATGGGCCATACCGGGTGGATTGTCGAGAAGAAGATGCCAAGCAAGTCGTTCATCAAATCTGGGGGAACTTGCTGGTCAGTAGGTTCGCGCTTCCTGTCATCTTACTGATATCCTGAACACTTGAGAGCAACTCATCGCCTGCGGTCGAATGCGCGATGTCTCGCCCGGGAAAGTACTCCTCAGCTTCAGGCTGGCCGGCACCATCAGGATTTCGAACCGATGCTGTATCACCGTCACTCAGGAGGTCCTGCAACCACTGCCAGTCCAGATCTGGCATTCCCGCCTGTTTTTGGTCTCCAGCTGTGTCACTAGCTAGGCGCCGTGTGGCTTCGCTGAATCGTCAGGCTCCCGCCAATCAGGCGACGTACAGGAGAGGTAAACCAGATGAGGATCCAGCGTGATGCGCAATTCCGTGAGAAGAGAGGAAGAAGTGGGTAGAGTTGCCGCGAGGGACTGGGACAAGTCAGTCTCGGAGGAAAGGCAGAGAGTAGATCGGCGTACCACCTCGTTTCTTCCGCGAAGGTTCATCTCCCGAGCTGGATGACAATCTACGCTTGTTCACCGAGGGTCCAGCTTCCGTTGGGGATGACTGCCTGTCCGCTGAGTTGCCTCTGTACCGGCTGTCAGCACCCGTGTTTGGACACGGGGAGGGTTATGGACTGACATTTGCTCAGCGCTTGACAGAAGCGTGCGTCCATGGCTTCCCGAAGATGACGAGAAGGAGCAGGTGACTTTCGCAGCAACACACTTAGAGCATGGGTTTTCGTTGCTACACTGTGATCGATGTCAGCATAGCCAACTTCAGCCATGCCGATCAGTACCTTGATTTTCCTCGATCTGCAAGACTTGTCAGCGGGATTACGGTAGCGCCAAACTCACCGGCATCGGTCACACGCCCGCAGGAAGCGGACCCGACCAGGATCCGCGGCTGGCTCCGAAGACATTGTCCTCACGGCCTAACTGTCGGTGATTTGGTGAAATGAACGACAACAAACATGAGAGGTGGAGCTCGGTTGTGATACAATCGGTTGGCCCCACACGACCGGAAGCAAATGCTCCCTTATCGGACATCGCCGACTCATCCGCGCCGACTCATCAGCCGACGGCTTCGAAAACCGTGCCGCACTGTGCACTCATATAACTGACAAGCGAGCGGACAAATGCTTGCACGTACACAAGTGACAGCCTGAAGCAATGAGTCCTTCGCTGCAAGCTCGCTACTGCGATGCATTCGGACGCACTAATGCAAACTGGGCAGCCTGCTTTCGGAGCCACGATGCCTATGCATGAGCGATGCGAGCGAGGGCTTATTTCGCATCCGGGCACACCGAAGAAGTCGGTAGGCCCATACTCCGGAAGTGCGCGGAAGTGCGGAGCATACATCCCAATCTCATGCAGTGTTGACACAGGAAAGCATGTAGTCAAAACTCTGCCATACGCAACCTTCCTCTTGAGCGTCAAGTGTTGCCGCCAACTACAGAGGCTAGGTACACGAAGGCTGCAGCTGCACCTGAGGCTTGAAGATGGGGTCCAGATGAAAGAGTCATTGCAAGGAGATAAGTCACCCCCTGTGAAAGTATCAGTTACTTACTTGCCTTGAATGCTGCAAATGTGTTTGCAGTTTTGGCACTTTCCAAACCGTGACAGCTTCGTAATAAAGTCATATTGAGAGACAACTCAGTCAATTTGCTCCTGAGTCATACCAGGCGCACACTGGAAAGATGAAAGGAACCCTGTCAAAATCTCTACTGCTTCATAAGATCAGCCAGACGCTCCCTGCTGCCTGCGATCATGCCTCATGCGTTGTTCTAATAGCCAGAGAGGCTGAGTCTCAGGCGTATATTGGTTTCGGGCTGGCGGTGACTGGTGCCCAGTTATTCACTTGCAAAAAGCTCTGCACAATACCACAGTACCTTTGGTCCCTCTTTACCCATCGAAGAATGGACAGCACTGCTGGAATGTCCGGGGCAACAAACCCCTATGTATATTTGCAGTCCTGCACAGATCATTTATTGGACTGGCAGCCTCAATTAGGTCGTCCAAGACGTCTGCAGGCTCTACTGGAATAGGTTCCCTGGTACTTGAGGTCAAGCTCATACACACTGAGAAGAATTTGTCAGCAATTCCTGAATGCTAATCCAACGAAAGCCACTTCCAGTGCGCATCCAGATCACTAGCCAAATCCACAACGGTGGAGTTTCTGATTTTTTTTTTTTGAACATCCTCTTTCCATGATGATTAGTCGCGTAAATGCACCTTACACTCCCAATTGTGGTTCCTTCCACATTGGTTGATGAGCATCAACCTCCTGGGGCTACTGAAAAGTGCAATTCTGGTAAACTACACGAGTTCCGCACTGAATTGCACATCGAGCGCCCTTTATTGAACAACATACACACACCGGTACCCGTAAAGTGACCCAGCAAACTGCTTCCAGAGGAGTCATTCAGTTATTCTACTTCAATACGTTGAACCGATTCAAAACCATGGTGTCGTGCATATTCCGGAACTTCTTCACGGACAACGACTCAACTAGACCACATGATGGGAGACCTTCGCTCGGACAGAAATGGCTCAATCGAACTACTTGACAATTCTTCAAAGCTTTCACTTTCTGAGGTCATTATCATTTCGAGCTGCACAACCACAACAATTATAAAAGGACCACCGTGTGTAATAGTGTACTCACAATATACTCAGCTTGTCTCAACATTTTTGGATCATATTCCAAAGACTTTTATTAGAATGTAAAATTCATTACCTTTTCCTAATGAAAATCTGACAATTCTTGAAATGGTCCTTACAGCCGCAGATGCGATCCATACCCTAACAGAACATCCAAACGGTCGAAAATCACTCTTGAGTGAAGCCCTCTTCACAGAATTACACCAGGAAATGAACGTCCAAAGTCCTAGGTTGGACACCCGGAACATATATATAGCGCTGTTTAAATTTTTTAAAACAACGGTTGGATTCGGACCCTTTTCAACTC encodes the following:
- the SPBC713.03 gene encoding Putative D-lactate dehydrogenase, mitochondrial; translated protein: MSVARTILRALPRHAVRRTALASPSSLLMHRAPTLATTNVRHGSSIPPRTESFTTVTKDHVAHLRSLLSSETSLLSTLDGSATTDELVTYNDDWMNKYHGKSQVVVRPKTTEEVSKVLKYCYDEGIAVVPQGGNTGLVGGGVPVHDEVVIQLGNLNKIRSFDPVSGVFVADAGVVLEVADNYLAEQGFIFPLDLGAKGSCQIGGNVATNAGGLRLLRYGSLHGTVLGLEVVLPDGTVYNHLSKLRKDNTGFDLKQLFIGSEGSLGIITAISILCPRRPKAMNVAVFSVPSYEAVQKVFAEAKDHLGEILSAFEFWDKQAYSVVRKHQEELGGERKVFETEGDFYCLIETGGSNAEHDEEKLGGLLEHLITNEIVLDGVLAQDTTQFSSLWSLREGIPEACGKAGPVYKYDLSIPVGEMYEVVETMRTRLRERGLLVGDGNPEGPIRAMVGYGHMGDGNVHINIVANKYAEEIENAIEPYVYEVVSAKSGSISAEHGLGVMKAPHIHYSQSDVGIGLMHQIKKLFDPKGLLNPYKYIV